A window of Solanum stenotomum isolate F172 chromosome 3, ASM1918654v1, whole genome shotgun sequence contains these coding sequences:
- the LOC125860674 gene encoding inorganic pyrophosphatase 1-like isoform X2 — translation MAGIVVVFDFDKTIIDLDSDNWVIDELGATDLFNRLLPTMPWNSLMDRMMKELHDQGKTINDIQQVLKRVPVIPHVVPAIKAAHALGCDLRIVSDANVFYIETILKHLGIHDCFTEINTNPGYVDEQGKLRILPYHDVHHGCSFNTCPPNMCKGLVIERIQASLAKEGKKRMIYLGDGAGDFCPSLKMKEQDFVMPRKDFPVWKLINENRHLIRARIHGWCDGEEQEHVLLNIIKAITIEENQFLSDECKFQTTIPINAVHEDMPKALPLPVPY, via the exons ATGGCTGGAATTGTTGTGGTTTTCGATTTTGACAAGACGATCATTGATCTGGACAGCGATAATTGGGTGATTGATGAATTGGGAGCTACTGATTTGTTCAATCGACTTCTTCCTACAATGCCTTGGAACTCTCTTATG GATAGAATGATGAAGGAACTTCATGATCAAGGCAAAACTATTAACGACATTCAACAAGTACTCAAACGGGTACCTGTAATTCCCCATGTTGTTCCCGCCATTAAAGCTGCTCATGCTTTAGG GTGTGATTTGAGGATAGTAAGCGATGCGAATGTCTTCTACATCGAGACAATTTTGAAACATCTAGGAATACATGATTGCTTCACGGAGATCAACACAAATCCGGGCTACGTTGATGAGCAAGGAAAACTTAGAATTCTTCCTTACCATGATGTTCATCATGGCTGCAGCTTCAATACTTGCCCTCCCAACATGTGCAAG GGTCTTGTAATAGAAAGAATACAAGCCTCATTGGCTAAGGAAGGGAAGAAAAGAATGATCTATCTAGGTGATGGAGCAGGAGATTTTTGCCCAAGCTTGAAGATGAAAGAGCAAGATTTCGTTATGCCAAGGAAAGATTTTCCAGTTTGGAAATTAATTAACGAAAATCGCCATCTAATAAGAGCAAGAATCCATGGGTGGTGTGATGGAGAAGAGCAAGAACACGTTTTGCTTAACATAATTAAAGCAATTACCATCGAAGAGAACCAATTTTTATCGGATGAGTGCAAGTTCCAGACGACGATTCCGATTAATGCAGTTCATGAAGACATGCCTAAAGCTCTCCCACTCCCTGTGCCTTACTAA
- the LOC125860674 gene encoding inorganic pyrophosphatase 1-like isoform X1 — MAGIVVVFDFDKTIIDLDSDNWVIDELGATDLFNRLLPTMPWNSLMDRMMKELHDQGKTINDIQQVLKRVPVIPHVVPAIKAAHALGCDLRIVSDANVFYIETILKHLGIHDCFTEINTNPGYVDEQGKLRILPYHDVHHGCSFNTCPPNMCKGLVIERIQASLAKEGKKRMIYLGDGAGDFCPSLKMKEQDFVMPRKDFPVWKLINENRHLIRARIHGWCDGEEQEHVLLNIIKAITIEENQFLSDECKFQTTIPINAVHEDMPKALPLPVPY; from the exons atggcTGGAATTGTTGTGGTTTTCGATTTTGACAAGACGATCATTGATCTGGACAGCGATAATTGGGTGATTGATGAATTGGGAGCTACTGATTTGTTCAATCGACTTCTTCCTACAATGCCTTGGAACTCTCTTATG GATAGAATGATGAAGGAACTTCATGATCAAGGCAAAACTATTAACGACATTCAACAAGTACTCAAACGGGTACCTGTAATTCCCCATGTTGTTCCCGCCATTAAAGCTGCTCATGCTTTAGG GTGTGATTTGAGGATAGTAAGCGATGCGAATGTCTTCTACATCGAGACAATTTTGAAACATCTAGGAATACATGATTGCTTCACGGAGATCAACACAAATCCGGGCTACGTTGATGAGCAAGGAAAACTTAGAATTCTTCCTTACCATGATGTTCATCATGGCTGCAGCTTCAATACTTGCCCTCCCAACATGTGCAAG GGTCTTGTAATAGAAAGAATACAAGCCTCATTGGCTAAGGAAGGGAAGAAAAGAATGATCTATCTAGGTGATGGAGCAGGAGATTTTTGCCCAAGCTTGAAGATGAAAGAGCAAGATTTCGTTATGCCAAGGAAAGATTTTCCAGTTTGGAAATTAATTAACGAAAATCGCCATCTAATAAGAGCAAGAATCCATGGGTGGTGTGATGGAGAAGAGCAAGAACACGTTTTGCTTAACATAATTAAAGCAATTACCATCGAAGAGAACCAATTTTTATCGGATGAGTGCAAGTTCCAGACGACGATTCCGATTAATGCAGTTCATGAAGACATGCCTAAAGCTCTCCCACTCCCTGTGCCTTACTAA
- the LOC125860675 gene encoding inorganic pyrophosphatase 1-like, with amino-acid sequence MAGIVVVFDFDKTIIDLDSDNWVIDELGATDLFNRLLPTMPWNSLMDRMMKELHDQGKTINDIQQVLKRVPVIPRVVPAIKAAHALGCDLRIVSDANVFYIETILKHLGIHDCFTEINTNPGYVDEQGKLRILPYHDVHHGCSFNTCPPNMCKGLVIERMQASLAKKGNKRIIYLGDGAGDFCPSLKLKEQDFVMPRKDFPVWKLINDNCDLIRAEIHGWSDGEEQQHILLQIIEAITIEENQFFSTDCCKFQTIPINTVHEALPKALPLP; translated from the exons atggcTGGAATAGTTGTGGTTTTCGATTTTGACAAGACGATCATTGATCTGGACAGCGATAATTGGGTGATTGATGAATTGGGAGCTACTGATTTGTTCAATCGACTTCTTCCTACAATGCCTTGGAACTCTCTTATG GATAGAATGATGAAGGAACTTCATGATCAAGGCAAAACTATTAACGACATTCAACAAGTACTCAAACGCGTACCTGTAATTCCCCGCGTTGTTCCTGCCATTAAAGCTGCTCATGCTTTAGG GTGTGATTTGAGGATAGTAAGTGATGCGAATGTCTTCTACATCGAGACAATTTTGAAACATCTAGGAATACATGATTGCTTCACGGAGATCAACACAAATCCGGGCTACGTTGATGAGCAAGGAAAACTTAGAATTCTTCCTTACCATGATGTTCATCATGGCTGCAGCTTCAATACTTGCCCTCCCAACATGTGCAAG GGCTTGGTAATAGAAAGAATGCAAGCTTCATTGGCTAAGAAAGGGAATAAAAGAATAATCTATCTCGGTGACGGAGCAGGAGATTTTTGCCCAAGCTTGAAGCTGAAAGAGCAAGATTTCGTTATGCCAAGGAAAGATTTCCCTGTCTGGAAATTAATAAACGATAACTGCGATCTCATAAGAGCAGAAATTCATGGGTGGAGTGATGGAGAAGAGCAACAACACATTCTCCTCCAAATAATTGAAGCAATTACCATCGAAGAGAACCAATTTTTTTCAACTGATTGCTGCAAGTTCCAGACGATTCCGATTAATACAGTTCATGAAGCCTTGCCAAAAGCTCTCCCTCTACCATAG
- the LOC125860674 gene encoding inorganic pyrophosphatase 1-like isoform X3 — translation MAGIVVVFDFDKTIIDLDSDNWVIDELGATDLFNRLLPTMPWNSLMDRMMKELHDQGKTINDIQQVLKRVPVIPRVVPAIKAAHALGCDLRIVSDANVFYIETILKHLGIHDCFTEINTNPGYVDEQGKLRILPYHDVHHGCSFNTCPPNMCKGLVIERMQASLAKKGNKRMIYLGDGAGDFCPSLKLKEQDFVMPRKDFPVWKLINDNCDLIRAEIHGWSDGEEQQHILLQIIEAITIEENQFLSTDCCKFQTIPINTVHEALPKALPLP, via the exons ATGGCTGGAATTGTTGTGGTTTTCGATTTTGACAAGACGATCATTGATCTGGACAGCGATAATTGGGTGATTGATGAATTGGGAGCTACTGATTTGTTCAATCGACTTCTTCCTACAATGCCTTGGAACTCTCTTATG GATAGAATGATGAAGGAACTTCATGATCAAGGCAAAACTATTAACGACATTCAACAAGTACTCAAACGCGTACCTGTAATTCCCCGCGTTGTTCCCGCCATTAAAGCTGCTCATGCTTTAGG GTGTGATTTGAGGATAGTAAGCGATGCGAATGTCTTCTACATCGAGACAATTTTGAAACATCTAGGAATACATGATTGCTTCACGGAGATCAACACAAATCCGGGCTACGTTGATGAGCAAGGAAAACTTAGAATTCTTCCTTACCATGATGTTCATCATGGCTGCAGCTTCAATACTTGCCCTCCCAACATGTGCAAG GGCTTGGTAATAGAAAGAATGCAAGCTTCATTGGCTAAGAAAGGGAATAAAAGAATGATCTATCTGGGTGACGGAGCAGGAGATTTTTGCCCAAGCTTGAAGCTGAAAGAGCAAGATTTCGTTATGCCAAGGAAAGATTTCCCAGTCTGGAAATTAATAAACGATAACTGCGATCTCATAAGAGCAGAAATTCATGGGTGGAGTGATGGAGAAGAGCAACAACACATTCTCCTCCAAATAATTGAAGCAATTACCATCGAAGAGAACCAATTTTTATCAACTGATTGCTGCAAGTTCCAGACGATTCCGATTAATACAGTTCATGAAGCCTTGCCAAAAGCTCTCCCTCTACCATAG
- the LOC125860673 gene encoding inorganic pyrophosphatase 1-like, with protein MAGIVVVFDFDKTIIDLDSDNWVVDELGATDLFNQLLPTMPWNSVMDRMMKELHEQGKTIKDIEQVLKRAPVIPRVVPAIKAAHALGCDLRIVSDANLFYIETILNHLGISDCFTEINTNPGYVDEEGKLRICPHHDFHTSSHGCSTNTCPPNMCKGLVIERIQASLAKEGKKRMIYLGDGAGDYCPSLKLKEQDFVMPRKDFPVWKLINENRDLVKAEIHGWSDGEEQEHILLQIIKTISMEDNQFLSVDCKFQTIPINAVHEAMPKALPVPY; from the exons ATGGCTGGAATTGTTGTGGTTTTCGATTTTGACAAGACGATTATAGATCTGGACAGCGATAATTGGGTGGTGGATGAATTAGGTGCTACTGATTTGTTCAATCAGCTTCTTCCTACCATGCCTTGGAACTCTGTTATG GATAGGATGATGAAGGAACTTCATGAACAAGGCAAAACTATTAAGGACATTGAACAAGTACTGAAACGGGCACCCGTAATCCCTCGGGTTGTTCCCGCCATTAAAGCTGCTCATGCTTTAGG ATGTGATTTGAGGATTGTAAGTGATGCAAATCTCTTCTACATCGAGACGATTTTGAATCATCTAGGAATAAGTGATTGCTTCACGGAGATCAACACAAATCCGGGATACGTTGATGAAGAAGGAAAACTTAGAATCTGTCCTCACCATGATTTTCACACCTCCTCTCATGGCTGCAGCACCAATACTTGCCCTCCCAACATGTGCAAG GGACTAGTAATTGAAAGAATACAAGCTTCATTGGCTAAGGAAGGGAAGAAAAGAATGATTTATCTCGGTGACGGAGCAGGAGATTATTGTCCAAGCTTGAAGCTTAAAGAGCAAGATTTTGTTATGCCAAGGAAAGATTTCCCTGTCTGgaaattaataaatgaaaatcGCGATCTCGTAAAAGCAGAGATCCATGGGTGGAGTGATGGAGAAGAGCAAGAACACATTCTGCTTCAGATAATCAAAACAATTTCCATGGAAGATAATCAATTTTTATCTGTTGATTGCAAGTTTCAGACGATTCCGATCAATGCAGTTCATGAAGCCATGCCAAAAGCTCTCCCTGTGCCTTACTAA